The following proteins are co-located in the Streptomyces bottropensis ATCC 25435 genome:
- a CDS encoding putative baseplate assembly protein, giving the protein MALPSPNLDDRRFQQFVDDAKRYIQQRAPEWTDHNVSDPGVTLVETVAHMADQIVYRLNRVPEKNHLAFLDLVGITLFPPSAARTDVTFWLSAPQEEPVPLPVGTEVATLRTESEDAVVFATERELSVVPCALRHLVTQRPGEPVSDRTADLAEGKDLMCFAESPRPGDGVLFGLTAAVPYCAIVLELDSVVDGVGVDPRQPPLVWEAWTEDGWTECEVDRDGTGGLNRPGEVILHMPGGHTLSRTGGQEAGWLRCRVTEPLPGQPFYTTSPTVRAAEAFTIGGTTTAVHAETVYDEALGESTGLPGQRLRLAHYPVVGDTPPVLLQTAEHDGWTDWDVVPSFAASTSYDRHITLDSATGEIAFGPAVREPDGTLRAYGAVAPKGAVIRAVRYRTGGGRAGNVARGAIRVLRTSVPYVSEVVNREAARGGVDAETVEEAKVRAPITLRAQERAVTLRDYEELARRAAPETARITCLEGEEGEHGAYAVRVLVVPQAVPDPGGRLRFEQLVPGDGLLRRITRHLDERRLIGTRLAVGPPFYQGVTVVATLHAFRGTDTDRVRRQAHDALYRHLDPLTGGADGRGWPFGRPVQSGEVFAVLQRVPGVELVDDVQLHPADPLTGKRGDPTNRIDLSPPSLVFSFDHRVRVIGDKP; this is encoded by the coding sequence ATGGCCCTGCCCTCCCCGAACCTCGACGACCGGCGTTTCCAGCAGTTCGTGGACGACGCCAAGCGCTACATCCAGCAGCGGGCGCCGGAGTGGACCGACCACAACGTCTCCGACCCCGGTGTCACCCTGGTGGAGACGGTCGCCCACATGGCCGACCAGATCGTCTACCGGCTCAACCGGGTGCCGGAGAAGAACCATCTGGCGTTCCTGGACCTGGTGGGCATCACCCTCTTCCCGCCCTCGGCCGCCCGTACGGACGTGACCTTCTGGCTGTCGGCGCCGCAGGAGGAGCCGGTGCCGCTGCCGGTGGGCACCGAGGTGGCCACGCTGCGCACCGAGAGCGAGGACGCGGTCGTCTTCGCCACCGAGCGCGAACTGTCCGTCGTGCCCTGCGCGTTGCGCCACCTGGTGACCCAGCGGCCCGGTGAGCCGGTGAGCGACCGGACGGCCGACCTCGCCGAGGGCAAGGACCTGATGTGCTTCGCCGAGTCCCCGCGGCCCGGCGACGGTGTGCTGTTCGGGCTCACCGCCGCCGTCCCGTACTGCGCGATCGTGCTGGAGCTGGACAGTGTGGTCGACGGCGTCGGCGTGGACCCGCGGCAGCCGCCGCTGGTCTGGGAGGCGTGGACCGAGGACGGCTGGACGGAGTGCGAGGTCGACCGTGACGGCACGGGCGGCCTGAACCGGCCGGGCGAGGTGATCCTGCACATGCCCGGCGGGCACACCCTGTCCCGCACCGGCGGTCAGGAGGCCGGCTGGCTGCGCTGCCGGGTCACCGAACCCCTGCCCGGCCAGCCCTTCTACACCACCTCGCCGACCGTCCGCGCCGCCGAGGCCTTCACCATCGGCGGCACCACGACCGCCGTCCACGCCGAGACCGTCTACGACGAGGCCCTCGGCGAGTCCACCGGTCTGCCCGGTCAGCGGCTGCGCCTCGCCCACTACCCGGTGGTGGGCGACACCCCGCCCGTGCTGCTGCAGACCGCCGAGCACGACGGCTGGACCGACTGGGACGTCGTCCCGTCCTTCGCCGCGTCCACCTCCTACGACCGCCACATCACCCTGGACTCCGCCACCGGCGAGATCGCCTTCGGTCCGGCGGTACGGGAGCCCGACGGCACCCTGCGCGCGTACGGGGCCGTCGCCCCCAAGGGCGCCGTCATCCGCGCCGTGCGCTATCGCACCGGCGGCGGCCGGGCCGGGAACGTGGCCCGAGGCGCCATCCGGGTGCTGCGCACCTCCGTCCCGTACGTCTCCGAGGTCGTCAACCGGGAGGCGGCGCGCGGCGGTGTGGACGCGGAGACCGTGGAGGAGGCGAAGGTCCGGGCGCCGATCACGCTGCGCGCCCAGGAGCGCGCGGTGACCCTGCGGGACTACGAGGAACTCGCCCGCCGCGCGGCCCCCGAGACCGCCCGCATCACCTGCCTGGAGGGCGAGGAGGGCGAGCACGGGGCGTACGCGGTGCGGGTGCTGGTGGTCCCGCAGGCGGTTCCCGACCCGGGGGGCCGACTGCGCTTCGAGCAACTGGTGCCCGGCGACGGGCTGTTGCGCCGCATCACCCGCCATCTGGACGAACGGCGCCTGATCGGCACGCGGTTGGCCGTCGGCCCGCCCTTCTACCAGGGCGTCACCGTCGTCGCGACGCTGCACGCCTTCCGGGGCACCGACACCGACCGGGTGCGCCGTCAGGCCCATGACGCGCTCTACCGCCACCTCGACCCGCTGACCGGCGGCGCCGACGGCCGCGGCTGGCCCTTCGGCCGCCCGGTCCAGTCCGGCGAGGTCTTCGCCGTCCTCCAGCGGGTGCCCGGCGTCGAACTCGTCGACGACGTCCAGCTGCACCCGGCCGACCCGCTCACCGGCAAACGGGGCGACCCCACCAACCGTATCGACCTCTCGCCCCCGTCGCTGGTGTTCTCCTTCGACCACCGGGTCCGCGTGATCGGGGACAAGCCGTGA
- a CDS encoding GNAT family N-acetyltransferase, whose protein sequence is MAESLRDVLDGVARGDFPPADGRTTVVAQVSPRDAGVLCFTGHSVVFTDEDPRWVHERLAATECDPMSASLNPRFLAALMERTGRTTETIDMMLVAAPLPGEPPLPLKEIEDAGHPRVAYARRRRDGVRVFATDGGVLTTGRGIAGRLEVSVEVDEDVRHQGLGRSLVMAARHLVAEPLWAQIAPGNARSVRAFQSAGYVPVGSELLLSAR, encoded by the coding sequence GTGGCGGAGAGCTTGCGGGACGTGCTGGACGGGGTGGCCCGGGGGGACTTCCCTCCGGCGGACGGTCGTACGACCGTCGTCGCGCAGGTCTCCCCCCGGGACGCGGGTGTCCTGTGCTTCACGGGGCACTCCGTGGTCTTCACGGACGAGGACCCCCGGTGGGTGCACGAGAGGCTGGCGGCCACGGAGTGCGACCCGATGTCCGCGAGCCTGAACCCACGGTTCCTGGCGGCCCTCATGGAACGCACGGGCCGCACGACCGAGACCATCGACATGATGCTGGTCGCCGCGCCCCTGCCGGGCGAGCCGCCGCTGCCGCTGAAGGAGATCGAGGACGCCGGACACCCCCGTGTCGCGTACGCGCGGCGGCGCCGTGACGGCGTACGGGTCTTCGCGACGGACGGCGGTGTCCTGACGACGGGTCGCGGGATCGCCGGCCGGCTGGAGGTGTCGGTGGAGGTGGACGAGGACGTACGGCACCAAGGGCTCGGCCGGTCGCTGGTGATGGCGGCGCGGCATCTCGTCGCCGAGCCGCTGTGGGCGCAGATCGCGCCGGGGAACGCCCGCAGCGTGCGGGCGTTCCAGTCGGCCGGGTACGTACCGGTGGGCTCGGAGCTGCTGCTCAGCGCCCGCTAG
- a CDS encoding GPW/gp25 family protein, with the protein MAEQFVGSGWAFPLRIGPTGGIALVSGEREVEEAIRLVLATAPGERPMRPEFGCAIHDLVFAPVNEATAGRIQHEVYTSLDRWEPRIEVTDVEVTAGADQGVLFIDVRYAIRGTNNPRSLVFPFYVIPSHDEPDLAPDGSDRPESDR; encoded by the coding sequence ATGGCCGAGCAGTTCGTCGGATCCGGCTGGGCGTTCCCGCTGCGCATCGGGCCCACCGGGGGCATCGCCCTGGTCAGCGGGGAGCGCGAGGTCGAGGAGGCCATCCGGCTCGTCCTGGCCACCGCGCCGGGCGAGCGGCCGATGCGCCCCGAGTTCGGCTGCGCCATCCACGACCTGGTGTTCGCGCCGGTCAACGAGGCCACGGCCGGCCGTATCCAGCACGAGGTGTACACGAGCCTCGACCGCTGGGAGCCGCGGATCGAGGTGACCGACGTCGAGGTGACGGCGGGCGCCGACCAGGGCGTCCTGTTCATCGACGTCCGCTACGCGATCCGCGGCACCAACAACCCGCGCAGCCTGGTCTTCCCGTTCTACGTCATCCCCTCCCACGACGAGCCGGACCTCGCTCCCGATGGCTCCGACCGTCCCGAAAGCGACCGCTGA
- a CDS encoding NADPH-dependent F420 reductase produces MKIGIIGAGNIGGNLTRRLTALGHEVSVANSRGPQTLTALAEETGATPVTVREAARGAEVVVVTIPLKAVPDLPSGLLDAAADGVAVIDTGNYYPRQRDGRIAAIEDDGLTESRWTEQHLGHPVVKAFNGTYAQDILDRHRPAGAPDRVALPVAGDDETAKAKIRALIDELGFDTVDAGGLDDSWRQQPDTPVYGLRGDTEAVTKALAEASPERTADFRG; encoded by the coding sequence ATGAAGATCGGCATCATCGGCGCGGGCAACATCGGCGGCAACCTCACCCGGCGGCTCACCGCCCTCGGCCACGAGGTCTCCGTCGCCAACTCCCGTGGCCCCCAGACCCTCACCGCACTGGCCGAGGAGACGGGCGCGACCCCGGTCACGGTGCGGGAGGCGGCCCGCGGCGCCGAGGTCGTGGTGGTCACGATCCCGCTGAAGGCGGTGCCCGATCTGCCCTCCGGCCTTCTCGACGCGGCGGCGGACGGCGTCGCCGTCATCGACACCGGCAACTACTACCCCCGCCAGCGCGACGGCAGGATCGCCGCGATCGAGGACGACGGCCTCACCGAGAGCCGCTGGACCGAACAGCACCTGGGCCACCCCGTGGTCAAGGCCTTCAACGGCACCTACGCCCAGGACATCCTCGACCGCCACCGCCCCGCCGGCGCCCCCGACCGCGTCGCCCTCCCCGTCGCCGGTGACGACGAGACGGCCAAGGCGAAGATCCGCGCCCTCATCGACGAACTCGGCTTCGACACGGTGGACGCCGGCGGCCTCGACGACTCCTGGCGCCAGCAGCCGGACACCCCCGTCTACGGCCTCCGGGGCGACACGGAGGCCGTGACCAAGGCCCTGGCCGAGGCTTCGCCGGAACGTACGGCGGACTTCCGGGGCTAG
- a CDS encoding ADP-ribosyltransferase, with product MLSVITTSLRRRAAALVLSLSAVLATSAATAPAQTPAANPAAAPAAAPACPRFADPVHAAADRRVDVDRITPEPVWRTTCATLYRSDSRGPATVFAQGFLPRDVLDGQYDIEQYVLVNQPSPYVSTTYDHDLYKTWYKSGYNYYIDAPGGVDVNRTIGDQHKWADQVEVAFPGGIRTEFVIGVCPVDKKTRTEKMSECESNPHYVPWH from the coding sequence GTGCTGAGCGTGATCACCACCAGTCTGCGGCGCCGGGCCGCCGCCCTCGTCCTGTCCCTCTCCGCCGTCCTCGCGACCTCCGCCGCGACCGCTCCGGCACAGACCCCCGCCGCGAACCCCGCCGCGGCCCCGGCCGCCGCCCCCGCCTGCCCCCGGTTCGCCGACCCGGTCCACGCCGCCGCCGACCGCCGCGTGGACGTCGACCGCATCACCCCCGAGCCGGTCTGGCGCACCACCTGCGCCACCCTGTACCGCAGCGACAGCCGGGGCCCGGCGACCGTCTTCGCGCAGGGCTTCCTTCCGAGGGACGTCCTCGACGGGCAGTACGACATCGAGCAATACGTCCTGGTCAACCAGCCCTCGCCGTACGTCTCCACGACCTACGACCACGACCTGTACAAGACCTGGTACAAGTCCGGCTACAACTACTACATCGACGCCCCCGGCGGCGTGGACGTCAACCGGACCATCGGCGACCAGCACAAGTGGGCCGACCAGGTCGAGGTCGCCTTCCCCGGCGGTATCCGGACGGAGTTCGTCATCGGTGTCTGTCCGGTCGACAAGAAGACCAGGACGGAGAAGATGAGCGAGTGCGAGAGCAACCCGCACTACGTGCCCTGGCACTGA
- a CDS encoding YncE family protein, whose translation MTTPRTSLMQRHFTQRNLVQRALLAAVVLAAVAACGAGAGPTGHEQRIRADRAAAEAEAAERKKRQRTVVRGLRGMPPVLDPKDVYAADRPNRLSPVVEDFPSRVYVPNSESDTVTVIDPETYEITETIPVGRQPQHVVPSWDLKTLWVNNNRGHTLTPIDPATGKAGEPVEVHDPYNLYFTPDGKYAVVMASLDRELVFRDPHTMKRVRTEPVSCYGVNHADFSLDGTYFIVSCEFSGELLKVDTARMKVVGQRKLPFEGAMPQDVKLSPDGKRFYIADMMADGMWVLDGDTFDEPKLLPTGKGTHGLYIGRDSREMYVSNRGEGTVSVFDFTENKLTKKWHLPDGGSPDMGGVSADGKVLWLSGRYDSEVYALDTRTGEQLARIPVGNGPHGLAVYPQPGRYSLGHTGVFR comes from the coding sequence GTGACCACGCCCCGCACCTCCCTCATGCAGCGCCATTTCACGCAGCGCAACCTCGTGCAGCGCGCCCTTCTCGCGGCCGTCGTTCTCGCCGCCGTGGCCGCGTGCGGCGCCGGGGCCGGGCCCACCGGGCACGAACAGCGGATCCGGGCCGACCGGGCCGCCGCCGAAGCCGAGGCGGCCGAGCGGAAGAAGAGACAGCGGACGGTGGTCCGGGGCCTGCGCGGCATGCCGCCCGTGCTGGACCCCAAGGACGTCTACGCCGCCGACCGCCCGAACCGGCTCTCCCCGGTGGTCGAGGACTTCCCGTCCCGGGTGTACGTCCCCAACAGCGAGTCCGACACCGTCACCGTGATCGACCCCGAGACGTACGAGATCACCGAGACGATCCCGGTGGGCCGACAGCCCCAGCACGTGGTGCCCTCCTGGGACCTGAAGACCCTGTGGGTCAACAACAACCGGGGCCACACCCTCACCCCCATCGACCCGGCGACGGGGAAGGCGGGCGAACCGGTCGAGGTGCACGACCCCTACAACCTGTACTTCACGCCCGACGGGAAGTACGCCGTCGTCATGGCCTCCCTCGACCGCGAACTCGTCTTCCGCGACCCGCACACCATGAAGCGGGTCAGGACCGAGCCGGTCAGCTGTTACGGCGTCAACCACGCCGACTTCTCCCTCGACGGCACGTACTTCATCGTCTCGTGCGAGTTCAGCGGCGAGCTGCTGAAGGTCGACACCGCGCGGATGAAGGTCGTCGGGCAGCGGAAGCTGCCGTTCGAGGGGGCCATGCCGCAGGACGTGAAGCTCTCCCCGGACGGCAAGCGCTTCTACATCGCCGACATGATGGCCGACGGCATGTGGGTCCTGGACGGCGACACCTTCGACGAACCGAAGCTCCTGCCCACGGGCAAGGGCACCCACGGCCTGTACATCGGCCGCGACTCCCGCGAGATGTACGTCTCCAACCGGGGCGAGGGCACGGTCTCCGTCTTCGACTTCACCGAGAACAAGCTCACGAAGAAGTGGCACCTCCCCGACGGCGGCAGCCCCGACATGGGCGGCGTCTCCGCCGACGGCAAGGTCCTGTGGCTCTCCGGCCGCTACGACTCCGAGGTGTACGCCCTCGACACCCGCACCGGGGAGCAGCTCGCCCGCATCCCCGTCGGCAACGGCCCGCACGGCCTCGCGGTGTACCCGCAGCCCGGCCGCTACTCGCTCGGCCACACGGGCGTCTTCCGGTGA
- a CDS encoding EF-hand domain-containing protein, protein MADIEAARKEFQRIDADGDGFITAAEFKTALAQEGDWNVTESVAEVIIRTRDLNGDKLLSFDEFWGHLNK, encoded by the coding sequence GTGGCGGACATCGAGGCAGCGCGCAAGGAGTTCCAGCGGATCGACGCGGACGGGGACGGGTTCATCACCGCCGCCGAGTTCAAGACTGCCCTGGCCCAGGAGGGCGACTGGAACGTCACCGAGTCCGTGGCGGAGGTCATCATCCGCACCCGTGACCTCAACGGGGACAAGCTCCTGTCGTTCGACGAGTTCTGGGGTCACCTGAACAAGTGA
- a CDS encoding phage tail protein, whose product MRGSIDGLGSSHPIGAMLPAVFADDDLAQRFVGGLDDVIAPILSVLDCLDSYFRPSLAPVDFTQWLAGWVGAETDGTEPEARLRAAVAAAAYLHRVRGTRRGLSEAVRLVFGVTPEITESGAAAWDARPLGPVPGETRPRLHVTLRLPDPTPADEHRLDSLVAAARPAHMPYTVQVTAAERIPER is encoded by the coding sequence GTGAGGGGCTCCATCGACGGTCTCGGCTCCTCGCACCCCATCGGCGCGATGCTCCCCGCCGTCTTCGCCGACGACGACCTCGCCCAGCGCTTCGTCGGCGGTCTGGACGACGTCATCGCCCCGATCCTGTCCGTCCTCGACTGCCTGGACTCCTACTTCAGGCCGTCCCTCGCCCCCGTGGACTTCACCCAGTGGCTCGCCGGCTGGGTGGGCGCCGAGACCGACGGCACGGAACCGGAGGCGCGGCTGCGCGCCGCGGTCGCCGCCGCCGCGTATCTGCACCGCGTACGCGGCACCCGGCGCGGCCTGTCCGAGGCCGTACGCCTGGTGTTCGGCGTGACCCCGGAGATCACCGAGAGCGGCGCCGCCGCCTGGGACGCCCGTCCCCTCGGCCCGGTCCCCGGGGAAACCCGCCCGCGCCTGCACGTGACCCTGCGCCTGCCCGACCCCACCCCCGCGGACGAACACCGGCTGGACAGCCTCGTCGCCGCCGCCCGCCCCGCCCACATGCCCTACACGGTCCAGGTGACCGCCGCCGAAAGGATCCCCGAGAGATGA
- a CDS encoding VgrG-related protein has protein sequence MGGSEAGNPSFSNIIRVTIDGRELPTDYADLLVGGWVDLGAGVPGAFRLTFRDPHGLLLGKLNVRFGSLVVISPVAGGQGAGSPVFTGEVTGMETDYDGTGTFTVVRGYDAGHRLMRVRRVAAYRNQTAADIARKLAAMNGVPIGQVQSTKTVYDFISQSNVTDWDFLARLADENEMVMSLDAKGKFQFVRPKPASGAPASSAPGRKNPYELKAGVDILRCRAAVTAADQVGKVEARGWNVTTKKKLTATTKADANPGIAIGTTPQKAATPFKAAKLVETDTPYDLQSEVTHAAGSLADDITSAFAELEVMVRGNPLLRPGVPITLSDVGAPFEGKYTCTSVRHTFGDGSHYETWVTVSGRQWRSLFGLTSGGGTAAPRLPSVANALVTDVQDPLKQGRVKLQFPWLDDAYVSDWTRTVQLGGKAGGGIFPLDVGDEVLVAFDRGALDHPFVIGGLYNGVDKPTPVKDVHLHDPVKKKAIRHTLSDREGNRVDLLSQQTGLRKQGVRLATGNDRLIINLDRTKTEITVDSKGAVSITGGTSVSVKAGTDLTLSARRSVTIRSGGPLNLQGQGIVGLRSLGGAVNVNAVGALTMSAAGAATISAAGTVQINAVGQAALRAANVDITGIVLVNKKPYPIP, from the coding sequence ATGGGCGGATCCGAGGCGGGAAACCCGTCCTTCTCCAACATCATCCGGGTCACCATCGACGGCAGGGAGCTGCCGACCGACTACGCCGACCTGCTGGTCGGCGGCTGGGTCGACCTCGGGGCCGGGGTGCCCGGCGCGTTTAGGCTCACCTTCCGGGACCCGCACGGGCTGCTGCTGGGCAAACTGAACGTCAGATTCGGCTCCCTGGTCGTCATCTCGCCCGTGGCCGGCGGACAGGGCGCGGGCAGCCCGGTGTTCACCGGCGAGGTCACCGGGATGGAGACCGACTACGACGGCACCGGCACCTTCACCGTCGTGCGCGGCTACGACGCCGGCCACCGGCTGATGCGGGTGCGCAGGGTGGCGGCGTACCGCAACCAGACGGCCGCCGACATCGCCCGCAAGCTGGCCGCGATGAACGGCGTCCCGATCGGTCAGGTGCAGTCCACCAAGACCGTCTACGACTTCATCAGCCAGTCCAACGTGACGGACTGGGACTTCCTCGCGCGGCTCGCCGACGAGAACGAGATGGTGATGTCGCTGGACGCCAAGGGGAAGTTCCAGTTCGTCAGGCCGAAGCCGGCGTCCGGCGCGCCCGCGTCGAGCGCCCCCGGCCGGAAGAACCCCTACGAGCTGAAGGCCGGCGTGGACATCCTGCGCTGCCGGGCCGCCGTCACCGCCGCCGACCAGGTCGGCAAGGTCGAGGCGCGCGGCTGGAACGTCACGACGAAGAAGAAGCTCACCGCGACGACGAAGGCCGACGCCAACCCCGGTATCGCCATCGGCACCACCCCGCAGAAGGCGGCGACCCCCTTCAAGGCCGCCAAACTGGTCGAGACGGACACGCCGTACGACCTGCAGAGCGAGGTCACGCACGCCGCCGGCTCCCTCGCCGACGACATCACCTCCGCCTTCGCCGAGCTGGAGGTCATGGTGCGCGGCAACCCGCTGCTGCGCCCCGGTGTGCCGATCACGCTCTCCGACGTGGGCGCCCCGTTCGAGGGCAAGTACACCTGCACGTCCGTACGGCACACCTTCGGCGACGGCAGCCACTACGAGACGTGGGTGACCGTCAGCGGCCGGCAGTGGCGCTCGCTGTTCGGGCTGACCTCGGGCGGCGGTACGGCGGCCCCGCGGCTGCCCAGTGTCGCCAACGCCCTCGTCACCGACGTCCAGGATCCGCTGAAGCAGGGCAGGGTGAAGCTGCAGTTCCCGTGGCTGGACGACGCGTACGTCAGTGACTGGACGCGGACCGTGCAGCTGGGCGGCAAGGCCGGCGGCGGAATCTTCCCGTTGGACGTCGGCGACGAGGTGCTGGTCGCCTTCGACCGCGGTGCGCTCGACCACCCGTTCGTCATCGGCGGCCTCTACAACGGCGTCGACAAGCCGACCCCCGTGAAGGACGTGCACCTGCACGACCCGGTCAAGAAGAAGGCGATCCGCCACACCCTGTCCGACCGGGAGGGCAACCGGGTCGACCTGCTCAGCCAGCAGACCGGCCTGCGCAAGCAGGGCGTGCGCCTCGCCACCGGCAACGACCGGCTGATCATCAACCTCGACCGGACGAAGACCGAGATCACCGTGGACAGCAAGGGTGCCGTCTCCATCACCGGCGGCACCTCGGTGTCGGTCAAGGCCGGGACCGATCTGACGCTGAGCGCGCGCCGGTCCGTGACCATCCGCAGCGGCGGCCCCCTCAACCTCCAGGGCCAGGGCATCGTCGGCCTCCGGTCGCTCGGCGGCGCGGTCAACGTGAACGCCGTGGGCGCCCTCACCATGAGCGCGGCCGGGGCCGCGACGATCAGCGCGGCCGGAACCGTGCAGATCAACGCGGTCGGCCAGGCGGCGCTGCGGGCGGCCAATGTCGACATCACGGGCATCGTGCTCGTCAACAAGAAGCCGTATCCGATCCCGTGA
- a CDS encoding NADase-type glycan-binding domain-containing protein, which yields MTSPTPGTGQAQSCAECGTRGEPGQSFCDACGAVLGWSGTPARATTGSARSEADDRPAAAPADTDAARTSAPAPVPAGSAPADDERGWDAFALPGAGTGTARTGHDSAQTATTAATPDTGTAVRTDAPPAATAPAPSPAAPPAATAPAVTATPHPAPHPDDEAPTTPLPTPASPPPAPAPSPSPSDADRARSLLVPVADPEPRAPAEPAVAPVLPGRPDVQRPQVRTPGPEFGTEGGVPCPWCGTPTRPDRHFCARCAMPMAGRAQTPGRLPWWRRMLNGRDTQTPWAGDRPRLRRGFGRILNWVVAALVLTLIVTLAFQADDGYRAARDHFAKRASVVPDSFKASRSFPGHKPDLAFDTYSNTWWGPGVTQSGEGEWLEAEFEEPTRLLDVVITPGVSKQADQRAESARPHRIEATITAADGSRSTKILTLDQAAGGQSRKFRVGDAKSVRFTIRSSYGADDKKQVAIAEIEFFGRSNGNS from the coding sequence ATGACCAGCCCGACCCCCGGCACCGGCCAGGCCCAGAGCTGCGCCGAATGCGGAACCCGCGGGGAGCCCGGCCAGTCCTTCTGCGACGCCTGCGGCGCGGTGCTCGGCTGGTCCGGAACCCCGGCCCGAGCGACCACGGGCAGCGCCAGGAGCGAGGCCGACGACCGCCCGGCCGCCGCCCCCGCGGACACGGACGCGGCACGTACGAGTGCCCCGGCCCCGGTTCCCGCCGGGAGCGCACCGGCCGACGACGAGCGCGGCTGGGACGCCTTCGCTCTGCCGGGCGCCGGCACGGGCACGGCCCGCACCGGTCACGACTCGGCTCAGACGGCGACGACCGCGGCCACCCCCGACACCGGCACGGCGGTCCGCACGGACGCGCCCCCCGCCGCCACCGCCCCCGCCCCGTCGCCGGCCGCGCCCCCGGCCGCCACCGCCCCGGCGGTGACCGCCACGCCCCACCCGGCCCCGCACCCCGACGACGAGGCCCCCACCACGCCCCTCCCGACACCGGCCTCACCACCCCCGGCTCCCGCCCCCTCCCCTTCCCCTTCCGACGCCGACCGGGCCAGGTCGCTCCTCGTCCCGGTCGCCGACCCCGAGCCCCGTGCACCCGCGGAGCCGGCCGTCGCGCCCGTGCTGCCGGGCCGCCCGGACGTGCAACGGCCTCAAGTGCGTACCCCTGGGCCGGAGTTCGGCACGGAGGGTGGTGTGCCCTGCCCGTGGTGCGGGACCCCCACCCGGCCGGACCGGCACTTCTGCGCGCGCTGCGCGATGCCCATGGCCGGCCGTGCGCAGACACCGGGGCGGCTCCCGTGGTGGCGCCGGATGCTGAACGGCCGCGACACGCAGACCCCGTGGGCCGGTGACCGCCCCCGTCTGCGCCGCGGCTTCGGCCGGATCCTCAACTGGGTGGTCGCCGCCCTCGTCCTCACCCTGATCGTCACCCTGGCCTTCCAGGCCGACGACGGCTACCGGGCGGCCCGCGACCACTTCGCCAAGCGCGCGTCGGTCGTCCCGGACAGCTTCAAGGCGTCCCGCTCGTTCCCCGGACACAAGCCGGACCTGGCCTTCGACACGTACAGCAACACGTGGTGGGGCCCGGGTGTGACCCAGTCCGGCGAGGGAGAGTGGCTGGAGGCCGAATTCGAGGAGCCCACCCGGCTGCTGGACGTGGTCATCACGCCGGGCGTCTCCAAGCAGGCGGACCAGCGCGCGGAGTCGGCGCGCCCGCACCGCATCGAGGCGACCATCACCGCCGCCGACGGCTCCAGGTCCACCAAGATCCTCACCCTCGACCAGGCCGCCGGCGGCCAGAGCCGCAAGTTCCGCGTGGGCGACGCCAAGTCCGTCCGCTTCACCATCCGCTCCTCCTACGGCGCCGACGACAAGAAGCAGGTCGCGATAGCGGAGATCGAGTTCTTCGGCCGCTCGAACGGCAACAGCTAG
- a CDS encoding ATP-binding protein, whose translation MAGLEGIEQPRRHGSATAARWSPAIEDERAQKALELFGNPTEAEVPLPSRPESAATARRLAQVVVLRQWRLSPKMTEDAVLLVSELVGNAVRHTGARVFGLRMRRRPGWIRVEVRDPSRGLPCLMPVQEMDLSGRGLFLVDKLSDRWGVDLLPRGKTTWFEMRVADR comes from the coding sequence ATGGCGGGGCTGGAGGGTATCGAACAGCCGCGGCGGCACGGGAGTGCGACCGCGGCGCGTTGGTCACCTGCGATCGAGGACGAACGGGCGCAGAAGGCACTGGAGTTGTTCGGCAACCCGACCGAGGCGGAGGTCCCGCTGCCGTCCCGTCCCGAGTCCGCGGCCACGGCCCGCAGGCTCGCCCAGGTCGTCGTCCTGCGCCAGTGGCGGCTCTCGCCGAAGATGACCGAGGACGCGGTCCTGCTCGTCTCCGAACTCGTCGGCAACGCCGTACGGCACACCGGCGCCCGTGTCTTCGGGCTCCGCATGCGCCGTCGGCCGGGGTGGATCCGTGTCGAGGTCCGCGACCCCTCGCGCGGACTGCCCTGTCTGATGCCGGTGCAGGAGATGGACCTCAGCGGGCGGGGCCTGTTCCTCGTGGACAAGCTCTCGGACCGCTGGGGAGTCGACCTGCTGCCGCGCGGGAAGACGACGTGGTTCGAGATGCGCGTCGCCGACCGGTGA